A section of the Neisseria dumasiana genome encodes:
- a CDS encoding methionine ABC transporter ATP-binding protein, protein MIILDNVSKRYQNRDKSWFTAVEPTTLEIKAGEIFGLMGYSGAGKSTLLRLINLLERPDTGKVTVGGEELTALNAAALRNARQNIGMVFQQFNLLSNRTVADNVAFPLEIAGWPSEKIKKRVAECLEIVGLENRSEHYPAQLSGGQKQRVGIARALASSPKVILADEPTSALDPATTRSVLECLEDINKRFNVTIVIVTHEMSVIRRLCDRAALLHQGKIVEVVNVENNQIHARSEIGCELVRED, encoded by the coding sequence ATGATTATTTTGGACAATGTTTCCAAGCGTTACCAAAACCGTGACAAATCATGGTTTACTGCGGTAGAACCCACTACCTTGGAAATAAAAGCAGGCGAAATTTTCGGCCTGATGGGTTATTCGGGCGCAGGAAAATCTACCCTGTTGCGCCTGATTAATTTGTTGGAACGACCCGACACCGGCAAAGTAACTGTCGGTGGAGAGGAGCTTACGGCCTTAAATGCGGCGGCACTGCGCAACGCACGCCAAAATATCGGCATGGTGTTTCAGCAATTTAATTTGTTGAGCAACCGTACTGTTGCCGATAATGTTGCTTTTCCTTTAGAAATCGCAGGCTGGCCGTCTGAAAAAATCAAAAAGCGCGTTGCGGAGTGCTTGGAAATTGTAGGATTGGAAAACCGATCCGAACATTATCCGGCACAACTTTCAGGCGGGCAGAAACAAAGGGTTGGCATAGCGCGCGCATTGGCCTCAAGCCCTAAAGTCATCTTGGCCGACGAGCCTACTTCTGCGTTAGATCCGGCAACCACCCGCAGCGTATTGGAATGTTTGGAAGATATTAACAAACGTTTCAATGTAACAATTGTTATCGTAACTCATGAAATGAGCGTTATCCGCCGTTTGTGCGACCGTGCTGCCCTGCTGCACCAAGGGAAAATTGTAGAAGTAGTAAATGTTGAAAACAATCAGATACATGCACGTTCAGAAATTGGTTGCGAATTGGTGAGGGAAGATTGA